The proteins below come from a single Bacteroidota bacterium genomic window:
- a CDS encoding glucose-1-phosphate adenylyltransferase produces the protein MDRITAVILGGGAGKRLFPLTSSRAKPAVPIGGKFRLIDIPVSNCIHSNIRQIFVLTQYNSESLNRHLTQTYHFGNFSNEFVQILAAQQTMKSTNWYQGTADAVRQNLNYISNIENPYTLILAGDQLYHMNFRKVLDHHLKMKSDLTICVLPVSRDQARGFGILQTSKSGRITRFYEKPTDEALLDKLRLSNEDIRQVGIEPHGRNYMASMGIYLFNTDTMNELLKGTSHEDFGKEVIPEAIKHKRVHAYFFDGYWEDIGTIKSFHQANIALTDDVPLFDFYDEEHMMYTHPRYLPGSKIKDAEIHNAVISEGSIVENAKIIRSIVGVRSVLRAGSELVNTYMMGADYYDTSEFKNRKYDPEDPMMGVGERSIILNAIIDKNARIGRDVKLINHAGHYNYQDDFVNIVDGIIVVAKNKRIPDGYEI, from the coding sequence ATGGACAGAATTACTGCGGTGATCCTTGGTGGTGGAGCCGGAAAACGTTTGTTTCCACTGACCAGCAGCCGGGCCAAACCGGCCGTTCCGATCGGAGGAAAATTCCGGCTGATCGACATCCCGGTTTCAAACTGCATCCACAGTAATATCCGCCAGATCTTTGTTCTGACCCAGTACAATTCTGAGTCCCTCAACCGGCACCTGACCCAGACCTACCATTTCGGGAACTTTTCGAACGAATTTGTTCAGATTCTGGCAGCCCAGCAAACCATGAAATCAACCAACTGGTATCAGGGAACGGCCGATGCAGTCCGGCAGAACCTCAATTATATCTCAAACATTGAGAATCCCTATACCCTGATCCTTGCGGGCGATCAGCTGTACCATATGAATTTCAGGAAGGTCCTCGATCACCACCTTAAAATGAAATCTGACCTGACCATTTGTGTCCTTCCGGTCAGCCGTGATCAGGCTCGTGGTTTCGGAATTCTTCAAACCAGCAAATCGGGCCGGATCACACGTTTTTACGAAAAACCCACCGATGAAGCACTTCTCGACAAACTGCGGTTATCAAACGAGGATATCCGTCAGGTTGGCATTGAACCCCATGGCCGGAATTACATGGCCAGCATGGGGATTTATCTGTTCAACACCGATACCATGAATGAACTGCTTAAAGGAACCAGTCACGAGGATTTTGGCAAGGAAGTGATTCCGGAAGCCATCAAGCACAAACGCGTTCACGCCTACTTTTTTGATGGGTATTGGGAAGACATCGGAACCATCAAAAGCTTCCATCAGGCAAACATTGCCCTGACGGATGACGTCCCGCTCTTCGACTTTTATGACGAAGAACACATGATGTACACTCACCCTCGCTACCTCCCCGGATCCAAAATCAAGGATGCCGAAATACACAATGCGGTCATCTCGGAAGGATCGATTGTCGAAAATGCAAAAATCATCCGGTCCATTGTCGGTGTACGTTCGGTTCTGAGAGCCGGATCCGAATTGGTGAACACCTACATGATGGGGGCCGATTATTACGATACATCCGAGTTCAAAAACCGTAAATATGATCCCGAGGATCCAATGATGGGCGTTGGCGAGCGTTCAATCATTCTGAATGCCATCATTGATAAAAATGCCCGCATCGGACGCGATGTGAAACTGATCAATCATGCCGGGCATTATAACTATCAGGACGACTTTGTGAATATCGTGGATGGAATCATTGTCGTCGCAAAAAACAAACGGATTCCAGACGGATACGAAATCTGA
- a CDS encoding deoxyribodipyrimidine photo-lyase, producing MTALFWFRRDLRLDDNHGLYRALTRFERVVPVFIYDSQILGKLDNCSDSRLKLIDEALDDLDQKLAGNGTSILRLYGDPALLIPQAALQLGALTVITNADYEPYARERDQRIHDQLGKLNIPFERYKDHVIFHESEITKADGLPYVVYTPYSRAWKTRLTPADYQLFPSQSFIGRLSRATNTEQLPVVPNSLSCGMEPATAVIQGTTEAAQRMLDRFRTRLSSYGSNRDFPAKNGVSFLSPYLRFGQVSIRECVRMALSSKSDGAQKWLNELIWRDFYSQILWHFPQSATQSFNPAYRNLNFPSDETLFSAWCDGRTGFPLVDAAMRQLNQTGWMHNRLRMVTASFLVKDLLVDWRWGETYFASKLLDFDLASNNGGWQWAASTGCDAQPWFRIFNPVTQSEKFDPDGSFIRKYVPELAAVPPKWIHQPWTLTPVDQHTFNCRIGSDYPAPIVDHSEQRQKALTLFQSARQ from the coding sequence ATGACTGCCCTTTTCTGGTTCCGGCGCGATCTTCGGCTCGATGACAATCATGGACTGTACCGTGCACTGACCCGTTTTGAACGGGTGGTGCCGGTCTTTATTTACGACTCACAGATCCTTGGTAAACTAGACAACTGTTCCGATTCCCGGCTGAAACTGATTGATGAGGCATTGGATGATCTTGATCAGAAACTGGCAGGCAACGGAACATCCATCCTCAGGCTATACGGTGACCCCGCTCTCCTGATCCCACAGGCAGCCCTTCAACTCGGGGCGTTGACCGTTATTACCAATGCCGATTACGAACCATACGCCCGTGAACGCGACCAGCGAATCCATGACCAACTCGGAAAACTGAATATTCCATTTGAGCGGTACAAAGACCACGTCATTTTTCATGAATCGGAAATCACGAAGGCTGATGGACTTCCCTATGTGGTCTATACTCCTTACAGCCGTGCCTGGAAAACCCGGCTGACCCCGGCTGACTACCAACTGTTTCCATCACAGTCCTTCATTGGACGGCTGAGCCGGGCGACCAATACAGAACAGCTCCCGGTGGTGCCCAACTCCCTGTCGTGCGGGATGGAACCGGCAACCGCTGTTATTCAGGGAACCACCGAGGCCGCACAGCGCATGCTGGACCGTTTCCGCACCCGACTCTCTTCCTATGGCAGCAACCGGGACTTTCCGGCAAAAAACGGAGTTTCATTCCTGTCTCCCTATTTGCGCTTTGGGCAAGTTTCCATCCGTGAATGCGTTCGGATGGCTCTCTCATCGAAATCGGATGGCGCGCAGAAATGGCTGAATGAACTGATCTGGCGTGACTTTTACTCACAGATTCTCTGGCACTTCCCACAGTCTGCCACACAGTCCTTCAACCCGGCCTACAGAAACCTGAACTTCCCATCTGACGAAACCCTCTTTTCTGCCTGGTGTGATGGACGAACGGGGTTCCCGCTGGTAGATGCCGCCATGCGTCAGCTGAATCAGACCGGATGGATGCATAACCGGCTCAGAATGGTGACCGCCTCTTTTCTGGTTAAGGATCTTCTGGTCGACTGGCGATGGGGGGAGACATACTTTGCCTCGAAACTGCTCGATTTCGATCTGGCCAGCAACAATGGCGGGTGGCAATGGGCCGCCTCAACCGGCTGTGATGCCCAACCCTGGTTCAGAATCTTCAATCCCGTCACCCAATCGGAGAAATTTGATCCCGATGGAAGTTTCATCAGGAAATATGTTCCTGAACTGGCTGCTGTTCCCCCTAAATGGATTCACCAACCCTGGACCCTGACCCCGGTGGATCAACATACTTTCAATTGCAGGATCGGGTCCGACTATCCAGCCCCGATCGTTGACCATTCCGAGCAAAGACAAAAAGCACTGACGTTGTTCCAGTCAGCCAGACAATAA